A section of the Leptospira kobayashii genome encodes:
- a CDS encoding NAD(P)H-binding protein, translating into MSGKKRILMLGASGAVGTETWKTLFSSSKVSHLTFLGRKRIEITNLPNSINLIQHNIDILNPSSYSDYLPEHETAICTFGVGEPSKVSREEYVRIDKDAVLDFAKTCKSQGIRHFLLLGSVGANKKSSSFYLKTKGEIEEGLRALQFDVLSLFRPSMILTPSNRYGKIQAVFLFLWPKISPLFFGGFSSLRGVLVSDLGKAIAQVALTEEITSVPKTTIYQWDEFQELAKIPIV; encoded by the coding sequence ATGAGTGGAAAAAAGAGAATCTTGATGCTAGGTGCCTCCGGTGCTGTGGGAACGGAGACTTGGAAAACATTGTTTTCTTCAAGCAAAGTATCTCATTTGACTTTTTTAGGTAGAAAAAGAATAGAAATAACAAATCTGCCAAATTCGATTAACCTTATCCAGCATAACATCGATATTTTGAATCCTTCCTCGTATTCGGATTACCTTCCCGAACATGAAACCGCAATATGCACATTCGGTGTCGGTGAACCTTCCAAGGTGAGTCGGGAAGAGTATGTTAGAATTGATAAAGATGCGGTCTTGGATTTTGCCAAAACGTGCAAATCGCAAGGTATAAGACATTTTTTACTTTTAGGATCGGTGGGAGCCAATAAAAAATCTTCCTCTTTTTATTTGAAGACCAAAGGTGAAATTGAAGAAGGGCTTCGCGCATTACAATTCGATGTTTTAAGTTTGTTCAGGCCTTCCATGATACTGACACCTAGCAATCGTTACGGAAAAATACAAGCTGTGTTTTTATTTCTCTGGCCGAAAATAAGTCCTTTGTTTTTCGGCGGATTTTCTAGTTTGCGTGGAGTGCTTGTTTCCGATTTGGGGAAGGCGATAGCACAAGTCGCCTTGACCGAAGAAATTACTTCCGTTCCCAAAACTACGATCTATCAATGGGACGAATTCCAGGAATTGGCAAAGATTCCTATTGTTTAA
- a CDS encoding adenylate/guanylate cyclase domain-containing protein, with the protein MSPEDFKKKESEKKKEIPHFKYIPSVWNGTLVDEKKIPGHGYATFRFKVLVNPDDVKELALKLSDQGHAYRMYLNGQQVLESGKVGRTKEEMKPEMKPAIFRFATTGPEMDFIFHVSNFHHRAGGLRYEIKLGAEDRILEERQTRYLIESFLYGGFFIIALYHFAIYSFRRKNPTTFYFGGFCITVMLYSAVTGERLLYHYLPDLFGWSTKYKIEFITISLMTSFFTAFFAELYHEDKSKLRYIINLVIGINLAFIVFTLFAEPVVFTEMLNLLDISRVMLSCYVIYGLFLSIKHKKEGSILFLMAILFVFVCGINDSLTGRSIINTPRILSYGLTSMILLQAIMLAKIFTNDFVTAETLTTSLSQTNRAYSRFVPTEFLNLLEKKSILDIHLGDHVQREMTVLFSDIRSYTAMSEKMSPSENFQFVNSYLNKIAPVIESNHGFIDKYIGDAIMGLFPGDADNAIQASISIQKEIGKYNLSRKDLGTNPLKVGIGLHTGNLILGTIGHNERMEGTVVSDSVNLASRIEGLTKYYGSNILISEDTFHSLKDPQKYHARLLDNVMVTGKETSIFVIEILDGYEKEDLDRFLSTKKDFEIGHILYKEKAFNASIDFFKKVLEANPIDSACAFYLKRAEFYDAHGAPPEWEGIEVFAEK; encoded by the coding sequence TTGTCACCGGAAGACTTCAAAAAGAAAGAATCCGAAAAAAAGAAAGAGATTCCCCATTTTAAATACATTCCGTCCGTTTGGAACGGAACCTTGGTGGATGAAAAAAAGATCCCGGGACATGGATACGCTACCTTTCGTTTTAAAGTCCTAGTAAATCCGGACGATGTAAAGGAGTTGGCCCTTAAACTTTCCGATCAGGGACATGCATACCGGATGTATTTGAACGGACAACAGGTTTTGGAATCGGGGAAAGTTGGCCGCACCAAAGAAGAAATGAAGCCTGAAATGAAACCGGCTATCTTTCGTTTTGCGACAACCGGACCAGAGATGGATTTTATCTTTCATGTTTCCAATTTTCATCATAGGGCGGGCGGGCTTCGTTATGAAATCAAGCTGGGTGCGGAAGACAGAATACTGGAAGAAAGACAGACACGTTATCTGATCGAATCCTTTTTATACGGTGGGTTCTTCATCATAGCTCTTTATCATTTTGCGATTTATTCCTTTCGGAGAAAAAACCCCACTACATTTTATTTCGGAGGATTTTGTATCACAGTGATGCTTTATTCTGCCGTTACGGGGGAAAGATTATTATATCATTATCTTCCAGATCTATTCGGTTGGAGTACAAAGTACAAGATAGAGTTCATAACGATTTCTCTAATGACTTCTTTTTTCACCGCTTTTTTCGCGGAACTCTACCACGAAGATAAATCAAAACTAAGATATATTATCAACCTTGTCATAGGGATCAATCTTGCCTTTATCGTATTTACCCTGTTTGCGGAGCCTGTTGTTTTTACGGAAATGCTGAACTTGCTTGATATATCAAGAGTTATGTTGAGCTGTTACGTGATCTACGGATTGTTTCTCTCGATTAAACACAAAAAAGAAGGAAGCATTCTTTTTTTAATGGCTATCCTGTTTGTTTTTGTATGCGGCATCAACGATAGTTTGACAGGTCGATCGATTATCAATACTCCTAGAATTCTGAGTTACGGATTGACCTCTATGATTCTTTTGCAGGCGATCATGCTGGCAAAAATTTTCACAAATGATTTTGTGACTGCGGAAACTCTTACGACTTCCCTGTCGCAAACTAATAGAGCTTACAGTCGATTTGTTCCCACCGAGTTTCTGAACCTTCTCGAAAAAAAATCCATATTGGACATTCATTTGGGAGATCATGTACAAAGAGAGATGACTGTTTTGTTTTCGGACATACGTTCCTATACCGCTATGTCCGAAAAAATGTCTCCCAGCGAAAATTTCCAATTTGTGAATTCCTATCTCAATAAAATAGCACCTGTTATTGAAAGTAATCACGGTTTTATAGATAAGTATATCGGAGATGCTATCATGGGTCTCTTCCCCGGTGACGCAGATAATGCAATCCAAGCTTCCATTTCCATTCAAAAAGAAATCGGAAAGTACAATCTGTCCAGAAAAGACCTGGGAACGAATCCTTTGAAAGTAGGAATCGGTCTTCATACCGGCAATCTGATTTTGGGAACTATCGGACACAATGAACGGATGGAAGGGACTGTAGTTTCGGATTCTGTAAACCTGGCTTCCAGGATTGAAGGACTGACCAAATACTATGGAAGCAATATTCTGATCAGTGAAGATACGTTTCATTCCTTGAAAGATCCTCAGAAGTATCATGCGAGACTTTTGGACAACGTAATGGTAACAGGCAAAGAAACCAGTATCTTCGTCATCGAAATTTTGGACGGTTATGAGAAGGAAGACTTGGATCGGTTTTTATCCACCAAAAAAGATTTTGAAATCGGTCATATTTTGTATAAGGAAAAAGCATTCAACGCAAGTATTGATTTCTTCAAAAAAGTTTTGGAAGCAAATCCTATCGATTCCGCTTGCGCTTTCTATCTCAAACGAGCTGAATTTTAT
- a CDS encoding heavy metal translocating P-type ATPase, translating to MESSEKQTNVTLDLYGMTCANCALRIERGLQKTPGITEARVNFAMETAFVKHGPEVANEDLLKIVESLGYKAAKHNSSDPSSHESEQEKEKNRLKIRFFISCLFSIPLLYTMVGHFKALSWIPIPGWLLSPFFQLALATPIQFWIGFPFYKGAYRSLKNKMANMDVLVALGTSAAFGYSLAMTVLWYLQTNSNPIHAEHSSLPHLYYETSAVLLTFLLGGKLLETIAKHKSSLAIKSLLGLKPNFASVKKGNSFEEVPAEFLKPGDIIQIRPGEKIPADGIVTEGHSDTNESMLTGESFPVEKKIGDSVLGGTINGNGSLLFKATKVGDQTVLSSIIRSVEEAQTSKAPIQKLADRISSVFVPIVVCIAAIDFLICFFYLEPGNIGSALEKAIAVLVIACPCALGLATPVSLLVGTTRAAKSGILIRDAESLETAAHLKVLAFDKTGTLTEGSPIVTDYKTFGDEERSILSKFASAESTSEHPLAKSIVEFIKSKGINMLLPKDFQSVPGGGIRARVEDDFILAGKLDYLLESGGKPPEELLEIGKSWEEKGKSIVWGKLDGSKSSWILFALEDKIKESSKIAIRDLKELGIEPVLLTGDLKKIAKLVADQVGITKIHASLSPNEKLDLISDFQNSIGATGMAGDGINDAPALAKADVGFAMGNGTDIAMETAGIVIVKGDLQRLVESIRISKATVRNIKQNLFWAFAYNAIGIPVAASGLLAPWVAGLAMALSSVSVVLNALRLRGRKET from the coding sequence ATGGAAAGTTCTGAAAAACAAACAAACGTTACCCTGGATCTCTACGGAATGACATGTGCCAACTGTGCTCTTCGGATTGAAAGAGGATTACAAAAGACTCCTGGGATCACGGAAGCAAGAGTCAATTTTGCAATGGAAACCGCATTTGTGAAACATGGCCCTGAGGTTGCAAATGAAGACCTGCTTAAAATAGTAGAGTCTTTGGGTTATAAAGCAGCAAAACACAATTCATCCGATCCGTCATCTCATGAATCGGAACAGGAAAAAGAAAAGAACCGGTTGAAGATTCGTTTTTTCATATCGTGCCTTTTTTCCATTCCCCTACTTTATACGATGGTAGGTCATTTCAAAGCACTATCCTGGATTCCGATTCCCGGTTGGTTGTTATCCCCTTTCTTTCAACTTGCACTTGCTACACCGATCCAATTCTGGATCGGTTTTCCTTTTTACAAAGGAGCTTATCGTTCTCTGAAAAACAAAATGGCCAATATGGATGTTTTAGTTGCATTGGGAACTTCGGCGGCATTCGGCTATAGTTTGGCGATGACCGTACTTTGGTATCTACAGACAAATTCGAATCCGATTCACGCGGAACATTCATCTCTACCTCATTTATATTATGAAACCTCGGCAGTGCTTCTGACTTTTCTATTGGGCGGAAAACTATTAGAAACAATTGCAAAACACAAAAGTTCATTGGCAATTAAATCTCTGTTAGGTCTCAAACCCAATTTCGCTTCCGTTAAAAAAGGAAATTCGTTTGAAGAAGTTCCCGCAGAATTTTTAAAGCCCGGTGACATCATTCAAATCCGTCCGGGAGAAAAAATCCCGGCGGACGGGATCGTTACGGAAGGGCATTCGGACACCAACGAATCTATGTTAACCGGAGAAAGTTTTCCCGTTGAAAAAAAGATAGGCGACTCCGTTCTCGGAGGAACGATCAACGGAAACGGTTCCTTGCTTTTCAAAGCAACAAAAGTGGGAGACCAAACCGTTTTATCCTCCATCATTCGATCCGTTGAGGAGGCGCAAACCTCTAAAGCACCCATTCAAAAATTGGCGGATCGTATTTCATCCGTATTTGTTCCGATAGTCGTATGTATCGCAGCGATAGATTTTCTAATTTGTTTTTTCTATTTGGAACCCGGAAATATAGGATCCGCTCTGGAAAAAGCGATTGCGGTTCTTGTCATAGCATGTCCTTGTGCCTTGGGGCTAGCCACACCTGTATCTTTGTTAGTTGGAACAACAAGAGCCGCAAAATCGGGGATTCTAATCCGAGATGCGGAAAGTTTGGAAACCGCAGCCCACTTGAAAGTATTGGCATTTGACAAAACGGGAACTTTGACGGAAGGAAGTCCGATTGTCACCGATTACAAAACGTTCGGAGACGAAGAACGGTCGATTCTCTCGAAATTTGCTTCTGCGGAATCTACCTCCGAACATCCGTTAGCAAAATCAATCGTAGAATTTATAAAGTCCAAAGGGATAAATATGCTTTTACCGAAAGATTTTCAGTCGGTTCCCGGAGGAGGAATTCGGGCTAGAGTTGAAGACGATTTCATATTGGCCGGAAAATTGGATTATCTTTTGGAAAGTGGCGGCAAACCGCCCGAAGAACTTCTGGAAATCGGTAAATCCTGGGAAGAAAAAGGGAAGTCGATCGTCTGGGGTAAATTAGACGGTTCCAAGTCCTCATGGATTTTATTTGCCTTGGAAGACAAAATCAAAGAATCAAGCAAAATAGCAATACGTGATCTAAAAGAACTTGGCATCGAACCAGTGTTATTGACCGGAGATTTGAAAAAAATTGCAAAGTTAGTTGCTGATCAAGTGGGGATTACTAAAATCCACGCATCTTTAAGCCCGAATGAAAAATTGGATCTTATTTCCGATTTTCAAAATTCAATCGGAGCGACAGGGATGGCGGGAGACGGAATCAATGATGCTCCGGCTCTTGCTAAAGCTGACGTCGGTTTTGCGATGGGAAACGGAACAGATATTGCAATGGAAACTGCTGGAATCGTAATCGTAAAAGGCGATTTACAAAGATTAGTTGAATCTATCAGAATCAGTAAAGCGACCGTTCGAAACATCAAACAAAATCTATTCTGGGCATTCGCCTACAATGCCATTGGAATTCCTGTTGCCGCCTCGGGTTTGCTTGCTCCTTGGGTAGCGGGCCTCGCCATGGCCTTGAGTTCCGTATCTGTCGTATTGAATGCTCTTCGGCTGAGAGGAAGGAAAGAGACATAA
- a CDS encoding LA_2444/LA_4059 family outer membrane protein has protein sequence MNFRVSYFWVVLFLFGWCVCSLYGEENGVENTVKKEKTSSFELLLKRQTYDFAPYEYTSLTKNPPPNQTSNTGKLSQNSKVLIPFVFSYENYKKNYRLEISYFEMEIVNPNSLVLRTDGNQISMTREYLKPVTRSELKANAYLKFPFGKDWNFYSGGGIRNINKYKYGNYLGEGAFQEYFFTYGPQLSIKSVYSITSEIQFSVGLDGFYTQGNRFVKDPILNSQTFTLPIDTAGTEGIYRGYELDLSLSYRFAENFKFYIGYNRIESKFSYLHFHQINVNYSNSQWNGNDFSLSGFPSISKPIQSGNFETLKGFYLGGSVHF, from the coding sequence ATGAATTTTAGAGTTTCTTACTTTTGGGTCGTTCTTTTCTTATTCGGTTGGTGCGTTTGCTCTCTTTATGGAGAAGAGAATGGGGTGGAAAACACAGTTAAAAAAGAAAAGACATCTTCGTTTGAATTACTTCTCAAAAGACAAACTTATGATTTCGCTCCTTACGAATATACTTCCCTGACAAAAAATCCTCCCCCTAACCAAACTTCCAATACGGGAAAACTCAGCCAAAATTCCAAAGTACTGATACCCTTTGTATTCAGTTACGAAAACTATAAAAAAAATTACAGACTGGAAATTTCCTATTTTGAAATGGAAATCGTAAACCCGAATAGTCTCGTTTTACGAACCGACGGAAACCAAATCTCAATGACCAGAGAATATTTAAAGCCCGTCACACGATCAGAATTAAAAGCAAACGCCTATCTTAAGTTTCCCTTCGGGAAAGATTGGAACTTTTATTCGGGAGGCGGGATTCGAAATATCAATAAATACAAATACGGAAATTACTTAGGCGAAGGAGCCTTTCAGGAATATTTTTTCACATACGGACCGCAGCTTTCGATCAAATCCGTTTATTCCATCACTTCCGAAATTCAATTTTCCGTCGGTTTGGATGGATTTTATACGCAAGGAAACCGCTTTGTAAAAGATCCGATTTTGAATTCACAGACATTCACTCTTCCCATAGACACGGCAGGAACGGAAGGAATCTATCGCGGTTATGAATTGGATCTATCTTTGAGCTACCGGTTTGCCGAAAATTTTAAGTTCTATATCGGATACAACCGGATTGAATCCAAGTTCAGTTATCTTCATTTTCACCAAATTAATGTTAACTATTCTAATTCTCAGTGGAATGGAAATGATTTTTCCCTATCCGGCTTCCCTTCCATTTCCAAGCCTATTCAATCGGGAAATTTCGAGACTCTAAAAGGATTTTATTTGGGAGGTTCCGTTCATTTCTAA
- a CDS encoding carboxymuconolactone decarboxylase family protein yields the protein MNPRFNHTKAYPEAFQTMLKNEEFAQKSGIEPKLYELIKIRVSQINGCAFCLDMHTSDTRKAGEEEKRIYLLNAWREASFYSDKEKAALELAEEVTLISKNGVSDACYEKVRKHFDEREFVSLIFLINTINSWNRIAVSTGMGV from the coding sequence ATGAACCCAAGATTTAATCACACAAAAGCTTATCCTGAAGCATTTCAAACTATGCTGAAAAACGAAGAATTTGCGCAAAAAAGCGGAATCGAACCGAAACTCTATGAGCTCATCAAAATCCGTGTTTCTCAAATCAACGGCTGTGCCTTTTGTTTAGACATGCATACATCGGACACTAGAAAGGCGGGCGAAGAAGAAAAAAGAATCTATCTACTCAATGCCTGGAGAGAAGCATCCTTTTATTCGGATAAAGAAAAAGCGGCATTGGAGCTTGCGGAAGAAGTGACTTTAATTTCCAAAAACGGAGTTAGTGACGCATGTTATGAAAAAGTAAGGAAACATTTCGACGAACGCGAGTTTGTTTCTCTTATCTTTCTCATAAACACAATCAATTCCTGGAATCGAATTGCCGTATCTACCGGTATGGGAGTGTAG
- the cueR gene encoding Cu(I)-responsive transcriptional regulator — MNIGEVAKVSGINSKMVRHYESIGLIPKAFRAESGYRVYSESDAHILKFVKKARNLGFPLQDIKKLVSLWRNKSRASSQVKALAMHHLKDMETKIQELQAMVSTLKHLTKNCHGDNRPDCPILTGLED; from the coding sequence GTGAATATCGGAGAAGTAGCAAAGGTATCGGGAATCAATTCCAAAATGGTTCGTCATTATGAATCGATCGGACTCATCCCTAAAGCGTTTCGTGCGGAGTCGGGTTATCGGGTTTATTCCGAGAGCGATGCACATATTTTGAAATTCGTAAAGAAGGCGAGAAACCTGGGTTTTCCTTTGCAGGATATTAAAAAATTAGTCAGTCTTTGGCGCAATAAATCAAGGGCAAGCTCGCAGGTAAAGGCACTTGCCATGCATCATTTAAAAGATATGGAAACCAAAATCCAGGAGTTGCAAGCGATGGTGTCCACGTTAAAACATTTAACAAAAAATTGTCATGGGGACAATCGACCGGATTGTCCGATCCTTACCGGGCTTGAAGACTGA